In Nitrospira sp., the genomic window ACATTGGATATCTTCGGAAAAAGATCGATGCAGGATCGACGATCAAGCTCATTCAGACCGTGCGGGATTTCGGGTACAAGATCTCAGACAATCAGCCCTTGTAAAGGCCCTACTCTCCGTATTTTTTGAGACGGTCATCGCGCAGCCTTCCTCTCACTTCTTACCAATTTCTCATCATATTCTCATTCGCCTCTTACCTTTCTGAACTAAGTTAACGACCTCATAATACTTCGTAAACTACTCACATGATCTGAGAAGGGTGAGGCGTGAGTGTGAAGCTGAAGAATAATGAGGTGCGTATGGCTTCATCCAAGGCCTTGCGACTGTGATCAAAATGACTCCTGCATCCATTGAAGAATCATAAGACGTAGTCATTCGGAACAGAATCAGCCGAATTGCGTCAAGAAAAATGGAACGGTGTCAGGTTTCATTCAGAAAAGGAGCGAGAGTATGAGGGCAACTTGTGTAGCTATGTTAGTGCTCTTCACGCTGCTCGTGACGTGGCCCATGGCAACTTACGCCACGGAACATGAGACTCCGAGGGCACCGGAACCATTCCTCAAGATGACCAATCCGGTCCCCCATACCACCGACACGCTGCAAGAGGCCAAAAGCCTCTACGAGAACCGATGCAGCAAGTGCCACGGCTCCAATGGGGATGGCAAAGGATCCGCCACCAAGGACATGGACGTCAAACCAAGAAATTACACGGCCAAATCCCTGATGGAAACGATACCGGACGGACAGTTGTTCTGGATTATCTGCTATGGCAGCGATCCGGACATCACAGAAATGAAGGGATACAAGAAGAAGCTCTCGGACGAGCAGATGTGGAGTCTCGTGCACTATATTCGGTCTTTTGCACGGTAGCGTGCCTCAATCTAATGGGAGGAATCATGCGTATTCGGGTGTTGATGTTGGCCGTTATACTCGGCAGTCTGGCCTCGGGGCTCGTGGCGATGCTCGCGCCTCAGGAGGCGGCGGCGATTCCGGCGTTTAGTCGGCAAACCGGAGAATCGTGTTCGACGTGCCATACGGCGTTTCCCAAACTGAACCAAACGGGGCAAAACTTTCGCACCAATGGTTTTCGCTTTCCCGAAGACAAAGAGTGGCACGACATCCAAGATATGAAACATGTCCCGATTTCAGGCGAGGTCGAGGTTGAAGCGGAATTCACCAAGGAACGCGGTGTGGGTGCCGGGGGCCAGGAGACCTTGCTGAAGATTGATGAAGTCGCACTTTTGGCAGGTGCTCCAATTGGGAAAGAGGGCCGGGTGTCCGCGTATGGCGTGCTGGATTTCGCCCAAGGTAATGTCAATGTGGGGCAGGCCTACGGGCAAGTCAACGATCTCGTGGGAACGACCGGCCAGGGCTTGCTCAATCTCAAAGTCGGGCAGTTCGATATTGCCCTCCCGTTTCTCTCACACTCGCAACGGGTGATTAAACAGCGCTACTTTGCGCAAGAAGCGCTCGGCATCCTGGGCGCGCGTCGGAACGGTGGC contains:
- a CDS encoding c-type cytochrome — protein: MRATCVAMLVLFTLLVTWPMATYATEHETPRAPEPFLKMTNPVPHTTDTLQEAKSLYENRCSKCHGSNGDGKGSATKDMDVKPRNYTAKSLMETIPDGQLFWIICYGSDPDITEMKGYKKKLSDEQMWSLVHYIRSFAR